From a region of the Tenggerimyces flavus genome:
- a CDS encoding tetratricopeptide repeat protein, producing the protein MTDPLRPFWDFDDLDATEARFHVLRAEILTQLARVHGLRDDFAAGDRLLDEAAATESPVLAARVALERGRLRRSSGDAESALPLFERAFAVANETGETFLAIDAAHMAAIVAPATEDREEWARRGIALAEESDVPDVRRWLGSLWNNVGWDRFERGDHADALTAFEQALQAYDQGEQLQLARYAVAKALRALGRANEAIALLELAVAETPEPDGWFHHELAESYTAIGDETQATEHARIAANLRPDGGY; encoded by the coding sequence ATGACCGATCCGCTGCGCCCGTTCTGGGACTTCGACGACCTCGACGCGACCGAAGCGCGGTTCCACGTGCTGCGCGCGGAGATCCTCACCCAGCTCGCCCGCGTGCACGGACTCCGCGACGACTTCGCCGCCGGCGACCGGCTGCTGGACGAGGCCGCAGCGACCGAGAGTCCTGTCCTGGCAGCGCGCGTGGCTCTCGAACGCGGTCGGCTGCGCCGTTCGTCCGGCGACGCGGAGTCCGCTTTGCCCTTGTTCGAAAGGGCATTCGCCGTCGCGAACGAGACAGGCGAGACGTTCCTCGCGATCGACGCCGCGCACATGGCCGCGATCGTCGCGCCGGCAACGGAGGACCGGGAGGAGTGGGCTCGGCGCGGCATCGCGCTCGCGGAGGAGTCGGACGTTCCGGACGTACGCCGCTGGCTCGGCTCGTTGTGGAACAACGTCGGGTGGGACCGGTTCGAGCGCGGCGATCACGCCGACGCGCTGACGGCCTTCGAGCAGGCGCTCCAGGCGTACGACCAGGGCGAGCAGCTCCAGCTCGCGCGGTACGCGGTCGCGAAGGCGCTCAGGGCACTGGGCCGGGCGAACGAGGCGATCGCGCTGTTGGAGCTCGCGGTCGCCGAGACACCGGAGCCGGACGGCTGGTTCCACCACGAGCTCGCGGAGTCGTACACCGCGATCGGCGACGAGACGCAGGCCACCGAACACGCCCGCATCGCCGCGAACCTGCGGCCCGATGGGGGCTACTGA
- a CDS encoding DinB family protein, with product MTTITAETVLTDERAELLETLAKHRYLFRFTAEGLTEEQARQRTTVSELTIGGLIKHVAAAERGWARFIRGGAGEMDSYQADFFDSFSLRPDETLESVLADYADAALETDTLIATVPDLSMSHPLPVAPWFEEGKSWSVRRVAVHLIAEIAQHAGHADIIRESIDGQKSMG from the coding sequence ATGACCACGATCACTGCCGAGACCGTGCTGACCGACGAGCGAGCCGAGCTGCTGGAGACGCTGGCGAAGCACCGGTACCTCTTCCGGTTCACCGCGGAGGGGCTGACCGAGGAGCAGGCCCGGCAGCGAACGACGGTGAGCGAGCTGACCATCGGCGGGCTGATCAAGCACGTGGCCGCGGCCGAGCGCGGTTGGGCCCGGTTCATCCGCGGCGGCGCGGGCGAGATGGACAGCTACCAGGCGGACTTCTTCGACAGCTTCAGCCTGCGGCCCGACGAGACGCTGGAGAGCGTGCTCGCCGACTACGCGGACGCGGCGCTGGAGACCGACACGTTGATCGCGACCGTTCCGGACCTGTCGATGTCGCACCCACTGCCAGTGGCGCCCTGGTTCGAAGAGGGCAAGAGCTGGTCCGTACGCCGGGTGGCCGTCCACCTGATCGCGGAGATCGCCCAGCACGCCGGGCACGCCGACATCATCCGCGAGTCGATCGACGGCCAGAAGAGCATGGGCTGA
- a CDS encoding pentapeptide repeat-containing protein — protein MPSSDRSQLRADCANCFGLCCVALPFTRSADFTFDKQAGEPCRNLRGDNRCSIHADLREKGLAGCTVYDCFGAGQRVSQATFGGTSWRDDPAVAGRMFAVFPVVRQLHELLWYLTESLTLPPAKAIHAELARMLNETERLARGDADALRELDVAGHRAKVNVLLLQVSDVVRATVPGKKKNLRGKDLIGADFQGADLRGASLRGTYLLGANLRNADLRHADLIGADLRGADLSGADLSSSIFVTQPQVDAASSAVRTKLPAALKHPAHWV, from the coding sequence GTGCCCTCGTCCGACCGTTCGCAGCTGCGTGCCGACTGCGCCAACTGCTTTGGCCTGTGCTGCGTCGCGCTCCCGTTCACGCGGTCGGCGGACTTCACGTTCGACAAGCAGGCCGGCGAACCCTGCCGCAATCTGCGCGGCGACAATCGCTGCTCGATCCACGCCGACCTGCGGGAGAAGGGCCTTGCCGGCTGCACGGTGTACGACTGCTTCGGCGCCGGCCAGCGGGTCTCGCAGGCGACGTTCGGGGGAACGTCCTGGCGCGACGACCCCGCGGTCGCCGGGCGGATGTTCGCGGTCTTTCCCGTCGTACGCCAGCTGCACGAGCTGCTCTGGTACCTGACCGAGTCGCTCACCCTCCCACCAGCCAAGGCGATTCACGCCGAGCTGGCGCGGATGCTGAACGAGACCGAACGACTCGCCCGAGGCGATGCCGACGCACTGCGCGAGCTCGACGTCGCGGGACACCGCGCGAAGGTGAACGTGCTGCTGCTGCAGGTGAGCGACGTCGTACGGGCGACCGTCCCCGGCAAGAAGAAGAACCTGCGCGGCAAGGACCTGATCGGTGCCGACTTCCAGGGCGCGGATCTGCGCGGCGCGAGCCTGCGGGGCACGTACCTGCTCGGCGCCAACCTGCGCAACGCCGACCTCCGCCACGCCGACCTGATCGGCGCCGACCTGCGCGGAGCGGACCTGTCCGGGGCGGATCTCTCGTCCAGCATCTTCGTCACCCAGCCGCAGGTCGACGCCGCCTCCAGCGCCGTTCGGACCAAGCTGCCGGCCGCTCTGAAACATCCCGCGCACTGGGTTTGA